One Takifugu rubripes chromosome 19, fTakRub1.2, whole genome shotgun sequence genomic window carries:
- the tacc1 gene encoding transforming acidic coiled coil 1a (The RefSeq protein has 3 substitutions, 1 non-frameshifting indel compared to this genomic sequence): MSWLSPVSWAKWTWTAVRGGEEEQNEEGLETSEEHGGEEEEKEEERSQGYRQVWSRVTGSTVNWRESFTHMCEHICIQLQKKQNCVLGQQCILFLIEIVSDSEGHFDTPEEATPVRSIPDFPGELEDSKDPDRTDVEKEEHLIVTAPIGEPDIFLSHSMGQDEPAAPMGGSLKISIQTIEEEQPQDPPEPLDSDVAAATTTETPELTRCTDPSSEEAQAPVPILDASSVLDTNQPPISGEYSLQSREPSGSPAVESPEQKLDEMESQCHDTQPDQKTKSSKAKPPSLQINTAVNSYEQTIEEQELPIAKGAYKFDLDRLDESFNPFTSGGPKIPNSPPPCGSGSLPTLEQLHGSISSSETSSAAPAEEEMKESSSGPKSMVLEFGLDDGAVSKPPPKKIGSKKTISKLAAKKQKAKGSEAFSKAAPQPTISETVPQPASEPASAPLPEAAPPDTDSPAALNLDDIPIPKTGQYNFDPSKWDDPNFNPFGSNSQVSSSPVLPKGSYTFDPDNFDDSVDPFKGSKSLSLEESSSSVNQTEKKVPNKGQQKAGEKKGEEEVVVHTPEISQRVHHATDEEKLASTGIMSLATDSPEDPECTKAPGKQQSDMDGPEKKVTDLLEDTCTVRDDTNETLKMSGIEAPDTAAVSQDNIPMSEMDKAEVLTLIREEIITKEIEVNEWKRKYEETRAEVFEMRKIVAEYEKTVAQMIEDEQQQKSLSCSKSVRQLTAERDQAIADLNSVERSFADLFRRYENMKGVLEGFKKNEDVLKKCAQDYLMRIKQEEQRYQTLKVHAEEKLNKANEEIAQVRAKANTEAVALNAGLRKEQMKVESLERAVLQKNQEIEELTKICDELIAKLGTE, from the exons ATGTCGTGGCTCTCACCCGTGTCATGGGCCAAATGGACCTGGACGGCTGTgcgagggggagaggaagaacagaaTGAAGAGGGACTGGAGACCAGCGAGGAGCAtggtggagaggaagaagagaaggaggaggagagatctCAAGGCTACAGGCAAGTGTGGAGCCGTGTAACGGGGAGCACTGTGAACTGGAGGGAAAGCTTCACTCACATGTGTGAACATATCTGCATCCAACTGCAGAAGAAACAAAATTGTACAAGAATATGTGTTCTGGGCCAACAATGCATCCTCTTTTTGATAGAGATAGT ctctgattCCGAGGGTCATTTTGATACTCCTGAAGAAGCGACTCCGGTCCGTTCCATTCCAGACTtcccaggagagctggaggacagcaAGGATCCAGATAGGACAG ATGTGGAGAAAGAAGAGCACCTGATCGTGACCGCTCCCATCGGTGAGCCGGATATTTTTCTAAGCCACAGCATGGGTCAGGACGAGCCCGCGGCCCCCATGGGTGGCTCACTGAAAATAAGCATACAAACAATAGAAGAAGAACAACCACAGGACCCTCCGGAACCTCTGGACTCAGACGTCGCTGCAGCTACAACGACGGAAACACCAGAACTGACAAGATGCACAGATCCATCCTCTGAAGAAGCTCAAGCTCCAGTCCCCATCCTGGATGCAAGTTCTGTGCTGGATACAAACCAGCCTCCCATTTCAGGAGAGTACTCACTTCAGAGCAGGGAACCTTCTGGCAGCCCAGCTGTGGAGTCACCTGAGCAGAAACTGGATGAGATGGAGTTGCAATGCCACGACACCCAGCCTgatcaaaagacaaaaagcagCAAAGCCAAGCCTCCGTCTCTGCAGATCAACACAGCGGTGAACAGTTATGAGCAAACCATTGAGGAACAAGAACTTCCTATTGCAAAGGGCGCTTACAAATTCGACCTCGACCGACTGGATGAAAGCTTCAATCCCTTCACTAGCGGTGGCCCCAAAATACCGAACTCTCCCCCGCCATGTGGGTCAGGTTCTCTCCCCACGCTTGAGCAAGTCCACGGTTCAATCTCATCATCTGAAACCAGCTCAGCTGCAccggcagaggaggagatgaaggagtcATCATCCGGGCCAAAGTCGATGGTGCTGGAGTTTGGTCTGGATGACGGGGCAGTCAGCAAGCCCCCTCCCAAGAAAATAGGCAGCAAAAAGACAATCAGTAAGCTTGCAGCTAAGAAGCAGAAGGCCAAAGGGTCAGAAGCCTTCAGCAAAGCTGCCCCACAACCGACAATTTCAGAAACGGTTCCCCAACCAGCATCAGAACCAGCTTCAGCTCCCCTTCCAGAAGCTGCACCGCCAGACACAGACTCTCCTGCCGCCCTCAACCTTGATGATATTCCTATTCCCAAAACAGGACAGTACAACTTTGATCCAAGCAAGTGGGACGACCCAAACTTCAATCCATTTGGCAGCAATAGCCAAGTGAGCAGCTCTCCGGTGCTGCCTAAGGGCTCCTACACTTTCGATCCAGACAATTTTGACGACTCTGTGGACCCGTTCAAAGGCTCTAAAAGCCTGAGCTTAGAGGAGTCATCCAGCAGTGTCAATCAAACGGAGAAAAAAGTTCCAAACAAAGGTCAGCAGAaagcaggagagaagaag ggagaggaggaagtggtggtTCACACTCCAGAGATCAGTCAGAGAGTCCATCACGCCACTGACGAGGAGAAGCTGGCCTCCACCGGCATCATGAGCCTGGCGACTGACAGCCCAGAAGACCCTGAATGCACCAAGGCACCTGGGAAACAACAGTCAGATACGGATG GTCCTGAGAAAAAGGTCACAGATCTGTTGGAGGACACCTGCACCGTGCGAGATGATACG AATGAGACGTTGAAGATGAGCGGTATTGAAGCCCCGGACACGGCAGCCGTGTCCCAGGACAACATACCCATGAGCGAGATGGACAAGGCCGAAGTGCTCACCCTCATCAGAGAAGAG ATCATCACCAAAGAGATTGAGGTCAACGAATGGAAGAGGAAGTATGAGGAGACCAGAGCAGAGGTTTTTGAGATGAG GAAAATTGTTGCAGAATATGAGAAAACAGTCGCACAAATGATAG aggacgagcagcagcagaagagcctGTCCTGCAGCAAGTCGGTCAGACAGTTAACGGCAGAGAGGGATCAGGCCATCGCCGACCTGAACTCTGTCGAACGCTCCTTCGCTGACCTTTTCAGGAGGTACGAGAACATGAAGGGAGTCCTGGAGGGTTTCAAGAAG AATGAAGACGTGTTGAAGAAGTGTGCGCAGGACTACCTGATGCGAAtcaaacaggaggagcagcgatATCAAACACTCAAAGTGCATGCTGAGGAGAAACTGAACAA AGCTAATGAGGAGATAGCGCAGGTTCGTGCCAAGGCTAACACCGAGGCTGTAGCGCTCAATGCCGGCCTGAGGAAGGAGCAGATGAAGGTGGAATCTCTGGAAAGAGCAGTCCTTCAAAAG AATCAAGAGATTGAAGAGCTCACGAAGATCTGCGATGAGCTGATCGCCAAACTGGGAACAGAATAA